The following proteins are encoded in a genomic region of Candidatus Bathyarchaeia archaeon:
- the sucD gene encoding succinate--CoA ligase subunit alpha: MAILADEGTKVIIQGITGRVGSAQAKLMLDYGTRIVAGVTPGRGGQEVHGVPVYDSVEEALKEHEADASVVFVPAPAAKDSVFEAIECGLRLIVVVTERIPIHDAMRMKALADAKGAVLIGPNTPGIITPGRTKLGIMPGNLYKRGNIGIVARSATLAYEIAANLTEAGMGQSTCLGIGGDRVTGITFVDALKLFQEDGETKGVVLVGEIGRRIEEEAADYIRESFDKPVLAFIAGRGAVPGKRMGHAGAIIEGGRGTAESKIDALKRAGATVIERPSEVVEAARELF, from the coding sequence ATGGCGATACTGGCGGATGAAGGGACCAAGGTTATAATCCAAGGAATCACGGGGCGGGTCGGCTCCGCCCAAGCGAAGCTTATGCTCGATTATGGAACGAGGATCGTGGCCGGCGTAACGCCCGGAAGGGGCGGGCAGGAGGTCCATGGGGTCCCCGTTTACGATTCGGTCGAGGAGGCGCTCAAGGAGCACGAGGCCGATGCTTCCGTCGTCTTCGTACCGGCCCCGGCGGCCAAGGATTCGGTCTTCGAAGCCATCGAATGCGGGCTGAGGCTCATAGTCGTCGTCACGGAGCGTATCCCGATCCACGACGCCATGCGGATGAAGGCACTCGCCGATGCAAAGGGGGCGGTCCTCATAGGGCCCAACACGCCCGGCATAATAACGCCCGGCAGGACGAAGTTGGGGATAATGCCCGGGAACCTCTACAAGAGGGGAAATATAGGCATAGTGGCTAGGAGCGCTACGCTAGCCTATGAGATAGCCGCGAACCTAACCGAGGCGGGGATGGGCCAAAGCACTTGCTTGGGCATAGGCGGGGATAGGGTAACGGGCATAACCTTCGTCGATGCCTTGAAGCTCTTCCAAGAGGATGGGGAAACGAAGGGCGTTGTCCTTGTTGGGGAGATAGGGAGAAGGATCGAGGAGGAGGCCGCCGATTACATAAGGGAGTCTTTCGATAAGCCCGTCTTGGCCTTCATAGCCGGGAGGGGGGCTGTGCCGGGGAAGAGGATGGGTCATGCCGGGGCGATAATAGAGGGGGGCAGGGGGACCGCGGAGAGCAAGATCGATGCCCTCAAGAGGGCCGGGGCCACGGTCATAGAGAGGCCTTCGGAAGTGGTCGAGGCCGCAAGGGAGTTGTTTTAG
- the sucC gene encoding ADP-forming succinate--CoA ligase subunit beta, with the protein MRLFEFESKPLLAKHGIPIPKGEPASSPEEVEAALRSIPPPVVLKAQVTVGRRGKAGGVKVARSLEEAMELSRELLGMEVHGQRVERILVEEFVDAAKELFLSITIDDSAGRPIILASSEGGVEIEELAMEHPEKIVRETIDPLRGLRGYEARRIAKAMGLSGQTMVEVGRILCALYQAFVDYDATIVEVNPLALTKTGNLCAIGSVMIIDDDALDRHPELKERAEGRIEDEIERLAFRLGIPYVRLDGDIGVIGSGAGLATATVDVLRSYGGRPANFLDTGGRITYEHMKNCLDLVFRNPRVRALLVNLYGGINPIVEGAKGIVDFVKERGINVPMVVKVRGNFEEEAWRILEGAGIEVVKSSRTEEAAQRIVEKLKGVV; encoded by the coding sequence ATGCGCCTATTCGAATTTGAATCCAAGCCCCTGCTCGCCAAGCACGGGATACCCATCCCAAAGGGGGAGCCCGCGTCCTCGCCGGAGGAGGTTGAGGCCGCCCTGAGGTCGATCCCGCCGCCGGTCGTGTTAAAGGCTCAGGTCACCGTCGGAAGGAGGGGGAAGGCGGGCGGCGTCAAGGTAGCTAGAAGCCTCGAGGAGGCGATGGAGCTCTCGAGGGAATTGCTCGGCATGGAGGTCCATGGCCAAAGGGTCGAGCGGATCCTCGTTGAGGAATTCGTGGATGCCGCTAAGGAGCTGTTCCTCAGCATAACCATAGACGACTCCGCCGGGAGGCCGATAATCCTCGCATCATCGGAGGGCGGGGTGGAGATAGAGGAGCTGGCCATGGAGCATCCGGAGAAGATAGTCAGGGAAACGATAGATCCTTTGAGGGGCCTTAGGGGGTACGAGGCGCGACGAATAGCGAAGGCCATGGGGCTCTCCGGTCAAACGATGGTCGAGGTAGGTAGGATATTATGCGCGCTTTACCAAGCCTTCGTTGATTACGATGCCACGATAGTGGAGGTCAACCCATTGGCCTTGACGAAGACCGGCAACCTATGCGCCATCGGTTCGGTCATGATCATAGACGATGATGCGCTCGATAGGCATCCCGAGCTTAAGGAAAGGGCCGAGGGGAGGATCGAGGACGAGATCGAGCGATTGGCCTTCCGCCTCGGGATACCCTATGTGAGGCTCGATGGCGATATAGGGGTCATAGGCAGCGGGGCGGGCTTGGCCACGGCCACTGTGGACGTACTAAGGTCATACGGCGGCAGGCCGGCCAACTTCTTGGATACCGGAGGGAGGATCACCTATGAGCACATGAAAAATTGTCTAGATCTGGTTTTCCGGAATCCGAGGGTCAGGGCCCTATTGGTGAACTTATACGGGGGCATAAACCCCATAGTCGAAGGGGCCAAGGGCATAGTGGACTTCGTGAAGGAAAGGGGCATCAATGTGCCCATGGTCGTCAAGGTACGGGGGAATTTCGAGGAGGAGGCTTGGAGGATATTGGAGGGGGCCGGGATAGAGGTTGTCAAAAGCTCGAGGACGGAGGAGGCGGCGCAAAGGATCGTCGAGAAGTTGAAGGGGGTGGTGTAG
- a CDS encoding 2-oxoacid:acceptor oxidoreductase family protein, with the protein MRLEIRLAGFGGQGIILAGLLLARAAALYDGKRAVQSQSYGAEARGGACKSEVVISDERIDYPLVIMPDALLAMSQQAFDKYAMDLKPNGILLADSDLVREGKLGSGIRFFKIPATKIAEGLGNRIVATMVALGALVGLTGAVSREAMEASVRDGAPRGTEGINLAALREGFEFSKGLRSA; encoded by the coding sequence ATGAGGCTCGAGATCAGGTTGGCCGGGTTCGGGGGGCAGGGGATAATCTTGGCCGGGCTCCTCTTGGCTAGAGCGGCCGCGCTATACGATGGGAAGAGGGCCGTGCAAAGCCAATCCTATGGGGCGGAGGCGAGGGGCGGCGCTTGCAAATCGGAGGTCGTTATATCGGATGAAAGGATAGACTATCCCTTGGTCATCATGCCCGATGCCCTTTTGGCGATGTCCCAACAAGCATTCGATAAATACGCGATGGATCTGAAGCCGAATGGAATCCTGCTGGCGGATTCCGACTTAGTACGCGAGGGCAAACTGGGATCTGGGATCCGATTTTTCAAGATCCCAGCTACAAAGATCGCCGAGGGGTTGGGGAATAGGATAGTGGCCACAATGGTGGCCCTAGGGGCCCTGGTTGGGCTCACCGGCGCCGTGAGCAGGGAGGCGATGGAGGCCTCCGTCAGGGATGGCGCCCCGAGGGGCACCGAGGGGATCAACTTGGCCGCCCTTAGGGAGGGCTTCGAATTCTCGAAGGGCCTCAGGAGCGCGTGA